A stretch of the Halococcus hamelinensis 100A6 genome encodes the following:
- a CDS encoding sugar phosphate nucleotidyltransferase, with protein MKGVVLAAGEGTRLRPLTAETPKGLLDVGGRPILTHCFERLVDLGVTEVVVVVGYEGGQIRERYGEAFAGVPIRYAVQHERDGMAHALLAAEEHLDGPFVVMDGDGVVSCDLRRLVERHRDPAVDGTVLVEEAPASAAREKMVCVLDANDELVGWENKPEDPPDPSLVAASVQTATPALLDACRAVERSSRGEFEMSDAIGRRIADGARIVGVRCDGWLVNVNTPADLARANELVRERD; from the coding sequence GTGAAGGGTGTCGTGCTCGCCGCCGGCGAGGGGACCCGCCTCCGACCGCTCACCGCCGAGACGCCGAAGGGGTTGCTCGACGTCGGCGGTAGGCCGATCCTCACCCACTGTTTCGAGCGGCTCGTCGACCTCGGGGTGACGGAGGTGGTCGTGGTCGTCGGCTACGAAGGTGGTCAGATCCGTGAGCGCTACGGCGAGGCGTTCGCCGGGGTCCCCATCCGCTACGCCGTCCAGCACGAGCGCGACGGGATGGCGCACGCGCTCCTCGCCGCCGAAGAACACCTCGACGGGCCGTTCGTGGTGATGGACGGCGACGGCGTCGTCTCGTGCGACCTCCGGCGGCTGGTCGAGCGCCACCGCGATCCGGCCGTGGACGGGACGGTCCTCGTCGAGGAAGCCCCTGCGAGCGCGGCGCGCGAGAAGATGGTCTGCGTCCTCGACGCGAACGACGAACTCGTCGGCTGGGAGAACAAACCCGAGGACCCGCCCGACCCGAGCCTCGTGGCCGCGAGCGTCCAGACCGCGACGCCGGCGCTCCTCGACGCCTGTCGGGCGGTCGAGCGCTCCTCGCGCGGCGAGTTCGAGATGAGCGACGCCATCGGCCGTCGGATCGCCGACGGCGCGCGGATCGTCGGTGTCCGGTGCGACGGCTGGCTGGTCAACGTCAACACGCCCGCCGACCTCGCGCGGGCGAACGAACTGGTTCGCGAGCGGGACTGA
- the gcvPB gene encoding aminomethyl-transferring glycine dehydrogenase subunit GcvPB, whose amino-acid sequence MNYDQARWTEGEEVYEPHLAEKRSTEVAVADSPLPDDLTRDELDLPDLSEPELARHYTRLSQMSYGVESGPIPLGSCTMKYNPTFTEDVAALPGAGTHPDRSEGTVQGSLELRYRLQEYLAAIGGMESVTLQPPAGAAGEFTGILVAKAYHEHHDEERSEIIVPESAHGTNFASAALAGYDVVELPSAEDGRVDVEALRAAVSEDTAALMLTNPNTLGLFERDIEEIAEVVHEAGGLLYYDGANLNALLGRARPGDMGFDVMHYNVHKTFATPHGGGGPGAGPVGVSEALAPFLPTPQVRATDSGYETFEPERTIGKVHGFAGNWLVLVKTYAYIARLGDAGLADASAKAVLNANYLASRIDYEIPFSPFHHEFVASAGRDAADVARRMLDYGVHPPTTKWPEAVDEALMTEPTEAETRDSLDHLARAFDRAAADSDADLEAAPERTAARRIDQASAARNPRLSWQALDE is encoded by the coding sequence GTGAACTACGACCAAGCACGGTGGACCGAAGGCGAGGAGGTCTACGAACCCCATCTCGCCGAGAAGCGCTCGACCGAGGTCGCGGTCGCGGACTCCCCGCTGCCCGACGACCTCACCCGCGACGAACTCGACCTCCCCGACCTCTCGGAGCCGGAGCTCGCGCGCCACTACACCCGACTCTCACAGATGAGCTACGGCGTCGAGAGCGGCCCGATCCCGCTCGGGAGCTGTACCATGAAGTACAACCCGACGTTCACCGAGGACGTCGCCGCTCTGCCCGGTGCCGGAACCCACCCCGACCGGTCGGAGGGGACGGTGCAGGGGAGCCTCGAACTCCGCTATCGGCTCCAGGAGTATCTCGCGGCGATCGGCGGGATGGAGAGCGTCACCCTCCAACCGCCGGCCGGGGCGGCCGGCGAGTTCACCGGGATCCTCGTGGCGAAGGCCTACCACGAACACCACGACGAGGAAAGAAGTGAGATCATCGTGCCCGAGAGCGCGCACGGGACGAACTTCGCGAGCGCCGCGCTCGCGGGCTACGACGTGGTCGAACTCCCGAGCGCCGAGGACGGGCGGGTCGACGTCGAGGCGCTCCGGGCGGCGGTGAGCGAGGACACCGCGGCGCTGATGCTCACCAACCCCAACACCCTGGGACTGTTCGAGCGCGACATCGAGGAGATCGCCGAGGTCGTCCACGAGGCCGGCGGGCTGCTCTACTACGACGGCGCGAACCTCAACGCGCTGCTCGGTCGCGCCAGACCGGGCGACATGGGCTTCGACGTGATGCACTACAACGTCCACAAGACGTTCGCGACGCCCCACGGCGGCGGCGGGCCGGGTGCCGGACCGGTCGGCGTGAGCGAGGCCCTCGCGCCGTTCCTCCCCACCCCACAGGTTCGGGCGACGGATTCGGGCTACGAGACCTTCGAACCCGAACGGACCATCGGCAAGGTCCACGGCTTCGCGGGCAACTGGCTCGTCCTGGTCAAGACCTACGCCTACATCGCCCGACTCGGCGACGCGGGGCTCGCCGACGCGAGCGCGAAAGCAGTGCTGAACGCGAACTACCTCGCGAGCCGGATCGACTACGAGATACCCTTCTCGCCGTTCCATCACGAGTTCGTCGCGAGCGCCGGCCGCGATGCCGCCGACGTCGCACGGCGGATGCTGGACTACGGGGTCCACCCGCCGACCACGAAGTGGCCCGAGGCCGTCGACGAGGCGCTGATGACCGAACCCACCGAGGCCGAGACCCGCGACTCGCTCGACCACCTCGCGCGGGCGTTCGACCGGGCGGCCGCCGACAGCGATGCCGACCTCGAAGCCGCCCCGGAACGAACGGCGGCACGGCGGATCGACCAGGCGAGCGCCGCCCGGAACCCGCGGCTCTCCTGGCAGGCGCTCGACGAGTAG
- a CDS encoding S8 family serine peptidase gives MVERPSHGRRRFLKAIGAGALLSGLGGVASATPGREPGPKEGEVLVGVSETEDGMRTAVERSVPGNAEVVHENEELSYVAVKFPAQAATVARTNFIEAVTRKDHIKYAEENTTYEALYRPNDPRYDDQYADQQVNAPTAWDETLGSSDVTVAVVDQGVKYDHPDLEGNVAADPGEDFVDGDSDPYPDDLAEEIHGTHVAGIAAADVDNGAGVTGIGNSTVISGRALSEGGRGSTSDIADGIQWAADQGADVINLSLGGGGYTQTMKNAVSYATGQGSLVVAAAGNDGTEGVSYPAGYSESLAVSALDPDESLASYSQYGDSVELAAPGTNVLSTWPEPGTPYDSISGTSMATPVVAGTAGLTLAKWDLTNTELRSHLKNTAIDVGLSETEQGSGRVDAGDAVTTDPADAGDGGDGGDGGGGDDGESTTGSIDGSLSGSADYDDYTGSWTYDSPSTVTVELDGPSGTDFDLYLNTGTSSAAGPRNYDYTSRSPGSDETVTIDGPDTSTALQIDVDSYSGAGDYTLTITEST, from the coding sequence ATGGTCGAACGACCCAGTCACGGTCGACGACGGTTTCTGAAAGCCATCGGTGCCGGCGCATTGCTCAGCGGTCTCGGTGGCGTCGCGTCGGCGACGCCGGGGCGCGAACCCGGACCGAAGGAGGGCGAGGTCCTCGTCGGGGTCTCGGAGACCGAGGACGGGATGCGGACCGCCGTCGAACGATCGGTCCCCGGCAACGCCGAGGTCGTCCACGAGAACGAGGAGCTGAGCTACGTCGCGGTGAAGTTCCCGGCCCAGGCGGCCACGGTCGCCCGGACGAACTTCATCGAGGCCGTCACGAGGAAGGACCACATCAAGTACGCCGAGGAGAACACCACCTACGAGGCGCTCTACCGGCCAAACGACCCGCGCTACGACGACCAGTACGCCGACCAGCAGGTCAACGCGCCGACGGCCTGGGACGAAACCCTCGGGAGTTCGGACGTCACCGTCGCGGTGGTCGACCAGGGCGTAAAGTACGACCACCCGGACCTCGAAGGCAACGTGGCCGCGGACCCGGGCGAGGACTTCGTCGACGGGGACTCGGACCCGTACCCCGACGACCTCGCCGAGGAGATCCACGGCACCCACGTCGCGGGCATCGCGGCCGCGGACGTCGACAACGGTGCGGGGGTCACGGGTATCGGCAACTCGACAGTCATCTCGGGGCGCGCGCTGAGCGAGGGCGGGCGAGGGTCGACCAGCGACATCGCCGACGGCATCCAGTGGGCGGCCGACCAGGGCGCGGACGTGATCAACCTCTCGCTGGGCGGCGGTGGCTACACCCAGACCATGAAGAACGCGGTGTCCTACGCGACCGGCCAGGGTTCGTTGGTGGTCGCCGCCGCGGGCAACGACGGGACCGAAGGCGTCTCCTACCCCGCGGGCTACTCCGAATCGCTCGCCGTGTCGGCGCTCGACCCCGACGAATCGCTGGCGTCGTACTCCCAGTACGGCGATTCGGTCGAGCTCGCCGCGCCCGGCACCAACGTCCTCTCGACGTGGCCCGAACCCGGCACCCCTTACGACTCGATCTCGGGGACCTCGATGGCGACCCCCGTGGTCGCCGGCACGGCGGGGCTCACGCTCGCGAAGTGGGACCTCACCAACACCGAGCTCCGGAGCCACCTCAAGAACACCGCCATCGACGTTGGTCTCTCGGAGACCGAACAGGGCTCGGGACGGGTCGACGCCGGCGACGCCGTCACGACCGACCCCGCGGACGCCGGCGACGGCGGGGACGGCGGTGACGGTGGAGGCGGCGACGATGGCGAGTCGACCACCGGATCTATCGACGGGTCCCTCTCGGGCTCCGCGGACTACGACGACTACACCGGGTCGTGGACCTACGACTCGCCGAGCACGGTGACGGTCGAGCTCGACGGGCCGAGCGGGACCGACTTCGACCTCTACCTCAACACCGGCACGAGTTCGGCCGCCGGGCCGAGGAACTACGACTACACCTCCCGTTCGCCGGGCAGCGACGAGACGGTCACCATCGACGGCCCCGACACGTCGACGGCGCTCCAGATCGACGTCGACTCCTACAGCGGTGCCGGCGATTACACGCTGACAATCACCGAGTCGACGTAG
- a CDS encoding VOC family protein: MNVNHVNLPVDDIEGAGGFMTTYFGLKRRTINERIAVLADDDGFVLTLMNAGEGAGAESPSHLGFYLGDRETVDDLHQRFADDGFDPMEPTVQHGRYGFYVEAPGGLTVEVGARAE, translated from the coding sequence ATGAACGTGAATCACGTCAACCTCCCCGTCGACGATATCGAGGGCGCAGGGGGGTTCATGACGACGTACTTCGGGCTGAAACGACGGACGATCAACGAGCGGATCGCGGTGCTCGCGGACGACGACGGGTTCGTACTGACGCTGATGAACGCCGGTGAGGGCGCGGGAGCCGAGTCGCCGAGCCACCTCGGGTTCTATCTCGGGGATCGGGAGACGGTCGACGACCTCCACCAGCGGTTCGCGGACGACGGCTTCGACCCGATGGAGCCGACCGTCCAGCACGGCCGGTACGGCTTCTACGTCGAGGCACCGGGCGGGCTCACCGTCGAGGTCGGCGCACGGGCCGAGTGA
- a CDS encoding inositol monophosphatase family protein produces MNDTDRRADLVVRAAEAGADLALDSFRGELSVETKTGKTDLVTETDRAAQERVIETIREGFPDDAIVGEEDDALKRVPDEGPSWVIDPIDGTSNFVRGLRIWGTSVTAVVDGEPVAAATVLPALSDTYVADGSSARLNGDPVRVSGREDPETFAVVPILLGERRLEDYTATIGALASRFGDIRRFGCSHATLAAVAGGSLEAAVATAGMSPWDTVGGAHMIRQAGGTVTDLDGERWRHDSDGLVASNGTAHEELLAAVGREE; encoded by the coding sequence ATGAACGATACGGACCGACGGGCCGACCTCGTGGTGCGCGCGGCGGAAGCCGGCGCGGACCTCGCGCTCGACTCGTTTCGTGGGGAGCTGTCGGTCGAGACAAAGACCGGCAAGACCGACCTCGTCACCGAGACCGACCGTGCGGCACAGGAACGCGTCATCGAGACCATCCGCGAGGGGTTCCCTGACGACGCCATCGTCGGCGAGGAGGACGACGCGCTGAAACGGGTCCCCGACGAGGGACCGTCGTGGGTCATCGACCCCATCGACGGCACGAGCAACTTCGTCCGCGGCCTCCGGATCTGGGGCACGAGCGTGACGGCCGTGGTCGACGGCGAACCGGTCGCCGCGGCGACGGTCCTGCCCGCGCTCTCCGATACCTACGTCGCCGACGGCTCAAGCGCACGGCTCAACGGCGATCCAGTGCGCGTCAGCGGCCGCGAGGACCCCGAGACGTTCGCGGTCGTCCCGATCCTGCTCGGCGAGCGCCGGCTCGAGGACTACACCGCGACGATCGGGGCGCTCGCGAGCCGGTTCGGCGACATCCGGCGGTTCGGCTGCTCGCACGCCACGCTCGCGGCGGTCGCGGGTGGCTCGCTGGAGGCCGCCGTCGCGACCGCCGGGATGAGCCCGTGGGACACGGTCGGCGGCGCGCACATGATCCGCCAGGCCGGTGGTACCGTGACCGACCTCGACGGCGAGCGGTGGCGACACGACAGCGACGGCCTCGTGGCCTCGAACGGCACGGCACACGAAGAGCTGCTCGCGGCCGTCGGTCGCGAGGAATAG
- a CDS encoding lipase maturation factor family protein: protein MVDVADYWLVRFCFRRALGLVYLVAFLVAANQYPALHGEDGILPAADFLDRVDFRDAPGLFQFDASDRVLALSAWTGVGLSVLAVTGLSDAFGTPVSMVVWGALWLLYLSFVNAGRTFYGFGWESLLLETGFLAVFLGGMHTAPPDIVVWLLRWVLFRVMFGAGLIKLRGDPCWRDFTCLFYHYETQPMPNPLSWSFDKLPRPLHRASIGVHHVIELVVPFFYFAPRPFAWVAALAGLLTIVYQAWLMVSGNFAWLNALTIVLALSTFDDALFEGVAGFTAPDLAPIGLPLQVAVYGLLLLVVVLSYWPVRNLVSSSQSMNRSFDPLHLVNTYGAFGSITRERYELVVEGTRDEGEDPEWRTYEFKGKPTDPGRRPPQWAPYHLRLDWQLWFAAMTARPRREWFPRFVEKLLDGNEDVRSLLAHDPFPDEPPARIRVRRYRYEFTSRAERRETGDWWRREFVNDYYDTASRSTRRSRVF, encoded by the coding sequence ATGGTCGACGTCGCCGACTACTGGCTCGTCCGTTTTTGCTTCCGGCGTGCCCTCGGGCTGGTCTACCTCGTCGCGTTCCTCGTCGCCGCCAACCAGTACCCCGCGCTCCACGGCGAGGACGGTATCCTCCCCGCCGCCGACTTCCTCGACCGGGTGGACTTTCGCGACGCGCCCGGCCTCTTCCAGTTCGACGCGAGCGACCGGGTTCTCGCCCTCTCCGCGTGGACCGGCGTCGGGCTCTCGGTCCTCGCGGTCACCGGGCTCTCGGACGCGTTCGGCACCCCCGTCTCGATGGTCGTCTGGGGGGCGCTCTGGCTGCTCTATCTCTCCTTCGTGAACGCCGGTCGGACGTTCTACGGGTTCGGCTGGGAGTCACTGCTACTCGAAACCGGCTTCCTCGCGGTCTTCCTCGGCGGGATGCACACCGCCCCGCCCGACATCGTGGTCTGGTTGCTCCGGTGGGTGCTCTTCCGGGTGATGTTCGGCGCGGGCCTGATCAAGCTCCGTGGCGACCCCTGCTGGCGGGACTTCACGTGTCTGTTCTATCACTACGAGACCCAGCCGATGCCGAACCCGCTGAGCTGGTCCTTCGACAAGCTCCCGAGGCCGCTCCACCGGGCCAGCATCGGGGTTCATCACGTCATCGAACTCGTGGTTCCCTTCTTCTACTTCGCCCCCCGACCGTTCGCGTGGGTCGCCGCGCTGGCTGGCCTGCTGACCATCGTCTATCAGGCCTGGCTGATGGTTTCGGGGAACTTCGCGTGGCTCAACGCCCTCACCATCGTGCTCGCGCTCTCGACGTTCGACGACGCGCTCTTCGAGGGAGTCGCGGGATTCACCGCACCCGACCTCGCTCCAATCGGGCTCCCGCTGCAGGTCGCGGTCTACGGACTGCTCCTTTTAGTCGTGGTCCTGAGCTACTGGCCGGTTCGGAACCTCGTGTCGAGTTCGCAGTCGATGAACCGGAGCTTCGACCCGCTGCATCTGGTGAACACCTACGGCGCGTTCGGCTCGATAACGAGAGAGCGCTACGAACTCGTCGTCGAGGGGACGCGCGACGAGGGCGAGGATCCCGAGTGGCGGACCTACGAGTTCAAGGGCAAACCCACGGACCCGGGGAGGCGACCGCCGCAGTGGGCTCCCTACCACCTCCGGCTCGACTGGCAGCTCTGGTTCGCGGCGATGACCGCGCGCCCGCGCCGCGAGTGGTTCCCACGCTTCGTGGAGAAACTCCTCGACGGCAACGAGGACGTCCGCTCGCTGCTCGCGCACGACCCGTTCCCCGACGAGCCACCCGCCCGGATCCGGGTTCGGCGCTACCGCTACGAGTTCACCTCGCGCGCCGAGAGGCGCGAGACGGGCGACTGGTGGCGGCGGGAGTTCGTCAACGACTACTACGATACTGCCTCGCGGAGCACGCGCCGCTCCCGGGTGTTCTGA
- a CDS encoding nuclear transport factor 2 family protein, which translates to MSTTEDVLDHHLEAFGDQDIEATMADYADDAVVITHGEVYRGREAIGDWFETELFTEFEKPDVTFTLNEKTVEGEYAYITWEADTPETDYEFATDTFVVRDGKIVAQTLGVQATSKH; encoded by the coding sequence ATGAGCACGACCGAAGACGTTCTCGACCACCACTTGGAGGCGTTCGGCGACCAGGACATCGAGGCGACGATGGCGGACTACGCCGACGACGCCGTCGTCATCACCCACGGCGAGGTCTACCGCGGGCGCGAGGCGATCGGCGACTGGTTCGAGACCGAACTGTTCACCGAGTTCGAAAAGCCCGACGTGACGTTCACGTTGAACGAAAAGACCGTCGAGGGCGAGTACGCCTACATCACCTGGGAGGCCGACACGCCGGAGACCGACTACGAGTTCGCGACCGACACGTTCGTGGTTCGAGACGGAAAGATCGTCGCCCAGACCCTCGGCGTGCAGGCCACGTCGAAGCATTGA
- the gcvH gene encoding glycine cleavage system protein GcvH yields the protein MSFEVPEDRHYLESHEWARKDGETARIGISAFAQDELGDIVFVELPEEGDAVAHDEEFGVVESIKAVSDLYAPVSGTVSAVNDDVFDAPELLNEDPYGEGWLLEIDLEDGSEFDDLLDADAYRDQIE from the coding sequence ATGAGCTTCGAAGTTCCCGAGGACCGGCACTACCTGGAGAGTCACGAATGGGCACGAAAGGACGGGGAGACCGCTCGCATCGGCATCTCCGCGTTCGCCCAGGACGAGCTCGGCGACATCGTCTTCGTCGAACTCCCCGAGGAGGGCGACGCGGTCGCACACGACGAGGAGTTCGGCGTGGTGGAGTCGATCAAGGCGGTCTCGGACCTCTACGCCCCGGTCTCGGGCACCGTCTCGGCGGTCAACGACGACGTCTTCGACGCACCGGAGCTCCTCAACGAGGACCCGTACGGCGAGGGCTGGCTCCTCGAAATCGACCTCGAGGACGGGAGCGAGTTCGACGACCTGCTGGACGCCGACGCCTACCGCGACCAGATCGAGTAG
- a CDS encoding NYN domain-containing protein: protein MLDSLREAVSTGEREPSVGLFVDGPNVLRNEFDVDLDDVRAAALEMGTLAITRLYLDEHATPGLIQAAEARGFEVRITSGDVDVKLAVDATAAIGDLDVLAVASRDTDFKPVLEHAARRGVATLVIAPGEHGRSDALRNAAHDAVTLG from the coding sequence ATGCTCGACTCCCTTCGGGAGGCGGTGTCGACGGGCGAGCGCGAGCCATCGGTCGGGCTGTTCGTCGACGGCCCGAACGTCCTCCGGAACGAGTTCGACGTCGACCTCGACGACGTCCGTGCCGCCGCGCTGGAGATGGGAACCCTCGCGATCACCCGGCTCTACCTCGACGAACACGCCACGCCGGGGCTGATCCAGGCCGCCGAGGCGCGCGGGTTCGAGGTCCGCATCACGAGCGGCGACGTCGACGTCAAACTCGCGGTCGACGCCACCGCCGCGATCGGCGACCTCGACGTGCTCGCGGTGGCCTCGCGGGATACGGACTTCAAGCCGGTGCTCGAACACGCCGCCCGACGGGGGGTGGCGACGCTCGTCATCGCGCCCGGCGAACACGGGCGCTCGGACGCGCTCCGCAACGCCGCCCACGACGCCGTCACGCTCGGGTGA
- a CDS encoding DUF7503 family protein: protein MSDTDELRTYLQNHPKTLSALFGLMVLLTQVGPVAAGNNGGISGP, encoded by the coding sequence ATGTCCGATACCGACGAACTCCGGACGTACCTGCAGAACCACCCGAAAACCCTCTCGGCGCTGTTCGGTCTGATGGTCCTCCTGACGCAGGTCGGGCCCGTGGCCGCCGGCAACAACGGCGGTATCAGCGGCCCGTAG
- the gcvT gene encoding glycine cleavage system aminomethyltransferase GcvT: protein MDLRDPPLSDEHDASGAKTTEFGGWEMPVEFDSIRTEHAAVRESAGKFDVSHMGQIEVSGPDAAELLNRLTTNDVASLDPGAAQYAMITDSEGVVLDDTVVYRLPAERDADFLFIPNAGHDGEMEDRWVDHRDEWGLEATVENRTTDYAMVAVQGPKAVELVGGAVDDALADLGRFSATATSLDGVEVVVARTGYTGEDGFELLAPWEDATAVWNAFDCQPCGLGARDTLRIEAGFLLSGQDFDPDENPRNPIEAGVSFAVDLDTEFVGRDALAAVAESGPEERFVGFELEARGIPRHGYEISADNEVVGTVTSGTMSPTLSTPLGMGYVPSALADPDTAIAVHVRGEPKDARIRPLPFYQR from the coding sequence ATGGACCTCCGTGACCCGCCGCTCAGCGACGAACACGACGCCAGCGGCGCGAAGACCACCGAGTTCGGCGGCTGGGAGATGCCCGTCGAGTTCGACTCGATCCGTACCGAACACGCGGCCGTCCGCGAGTCGGCGGGCAAGTTCGACGTCTCGCACATGGGCCAGATCGAGGTGTCGGGGCCCGATGCCGCCGAGCTCCTGAACCGACTCACCACCAACGACGTGGCGAGCCTCGATCCCGGTGCGGCACAGTACGCGATGATCACCGACTCGGAGGGGGTCGTCCTCGACGATACGGTCGTCTATCGGCTGCCCGCCGAGCGCGACGCCGACTTCCTGTTCATCCCGAACGCGGGTCACGACGGGGAGATGGAAGACCGGTGGGTCGACCACCGCGACGAGTGGGGGCTGGAGGCCACCGTCGAGAACCGGACGACTGACTACGCGATGGTGGCGGTCCAGGGACCGAAGGCGGTGGAACTCGTCGGAGGAGCGGTCGATGACGCACTCGCCGACCTCGGGCGGTTCTCGGCGACGGCTACGAGCCTCGACGGCGTCGAGGTCGTCGTCGCGCGCACGGGCTACACCGGCGAGGACGGCTTCGAACTCCTCGCGCCGTGGGAGGATGCGACCGCGGTCTGGAACGCCTTCGACTGTCAGCCCTGCGGCCTCGGCGCGCGCGACACGCTCCGCATCGAGGCGGGCTTCCTGCTCTCGGGCCAGGACTTCGACCCCGACGAGAACCCCCGAAACCCCATCGAGGCGGGCGTGAGCTTCGCGGTCGACCTCGACACCGAGTTCGTGGGTCGGGACGCGCTCGCGGCGGTCGCGGAGTCCGGACCCGAAGAACGGTTCGTGGGCTTCGAACTCGAAGCACGCGGGATCCCGCGTCACGGCTACGAGATCAGCGCGGACAACGAAGTCGTGGGCACCGTCACGAGCGGCACGATGAGTCCGACCCTCTCGACCCCGCTCGGGATGGGCTACGTCCCGAGCGCGCTCGCCGACCCGGACACCGCGATCGCGGTTCACGTCCGCGGCGAGCCGAAAGACGCACGTATCAGGCCGCTCCCGTTCTACCAACGATGA
- the gcvPA gene encoding aminomethyl-transferring glycine dehydrogenase subunit GcvPA, with the protein MSHDRRGPGAETGSPFAPQTAEETAAMLDAVGVESEEALFDIPEAVRFEGDLGIEPRGERELRGELASLLDGNDDLTEFLGRGHYDHYVPSMVDHLSDRSEFLSSYTQYQPEVAQGFLQALFEYQSMLVELTGLPIANCSMYDAASALGEAATLALRSRSVSGTRILVPEHLQSGRREVLENYLTGTDAVVETYPMDDGNVDVDALAESVDGDCAMVYAENPTVRGTVEENLQAVGDLADDDAVFCLGSDAVALALLSEPAAVGADVVVGDAALGLGTSGGMGLGLFACREGFLRQVPGRLVGASEDRSERRAYTLTLQTREQHIRRERATSNICTNQAWVALRVAMHAAWLGPDGLVSLAEDCVRHARDLAERLDGMDGITAPVHDRHHVREFAARTDRPAADVRADLEERGFAVHAIDDHLIQVCVTETNVEHADDLVEALEVVA; encoded by the coding sequence ATGAGTCACGACCGACGCGGTCCGGGTGCCGAAACCGGGAGCCCGTTCGCTCCACAGACCGCCGAGGAGACGGCGGCGATGCTGGACGCCGTCGGCGTCGAGAGCGAGGAGGCCCTGTTCGACATCCCCGAGGCGGTCCGCTTCGAGGGCGACCTCGGGATCGAACCGCGTGGCGAACGCGAGCTTCGGGGCGAGCTGGCGTCGTTGCTCGACGGGAACGACGACCTCACCGAATTCCTCGGTCGGGGCCACTACGACCACTACGTCCCCTCGATGGTCGACCACCTCTCCGACCGCTCCGAGTTCCTCTCGTCGTACACCCAGTACCAGCCCGAGGTCGCCCAGGGGTTCCTCCAGGCGCTCTTCGAGTACCAGTCGATGCTGGTCGAACTCACGGGTCTACCGATAGCGAACTGCTCGATGTACGACGCCGCGAGCGCGCTCGGCGAGGCCGCGACGCTCGCGCTCCGCTCGCGGTCGGTCTCGGGCACGCGGATCCTCGTCCCCGAACACCTCCAGTCGGGCCGTCGCGAGGTGCTCGAGAACTACCTCACCGGGACCGACGCCGTCGTCGAGACCTACCCGATGGACGACGGCAACGTCGACGTCGACGCGCTCGCGGAGTCGGTCGACGGGGACTGCGCGATGGTCTACGCCGAGAACCCCACCGTGCGAGGAACCGTCGAGGAGAACCTCCAGGCGGTCGGCGACCTCGCCGACGACGATGCGGTGTTCTGTCTCGGCTCGGACGCGGTCGCGCTCGCCCTGCTCTCCGAACCGGCAGCGGTCGGGGCGGACGTGGTGGTCGGCGACGCGGCGCTCGGCCTCGGCACCAGCGGCGGGATGGGGCTCGGGCTGTTCGCCTGTCGCGAGGGATTCCTCCGCCAGGTCCCCGGGCGGCTCGTCGGCGCGAGCGAGGACCGTAGTGAGAGGCGGGCCTACACGCTCACCCTCCAGACCAGAGAACAGCACATCCGGCGCGAGCGCGCGACCTCGAACATCTGCACCAATCAGGCGTGGGTCGCGCTCCGGGTCGCGATGCACGCCGCCTGGCTCGGCCCCGACGGGCTGGTGAGCCTCGCCGAGGACTGCGTGCGACACGCCCGCGACCTCGCCGAACGGCTCGACGGAATGGACGGGATCACGGCACCGGTCCACGACCGTCACCACGTTCGGGAGTTCGCGGCGCGAACCGACCGACCCGCCGCGGACGTGCGCGCCGACCTCGAAGAACGGGGGTTCGCGGTTCACGCGATCGACGACCACCTGATCCAGGTCTGTGTCACCGAGACGAACGTCGAGCACGCCGACGACCTCGTCGAGGCGCTGGAGGTGGTCGCGTGA